One part of the Arabidopsis thaliana chromosome 1 sequence genome encodes these proteins:
- a CDS encoding Hydroxyproline-rich glycoprotein family protein (Hydroxyproline-rich glycoprotein family protein; FUNCTIONS IN: molecular_function unknown; INVOLVED IN: biological_process unknown; LOCATED IN: chloroplast; EXPRESSED IN: male gametophyte, flower, pollen tube; EXPRESSED DURING: L mature pollen stage, M germinated pollen stage, 4 anthesis; BEST Arabidopsis thaliana protein match is: unknown protein (TAIR:AT1G11070.1); Has 309070 Blast hits to 105260 proteins in 2835 species: Archae - 563; Bacteria - 69679; Metazoa - 122906; Fungi - 37150; Plants - 37869; Viruses - 8514; Other Eukaryotes - 32389 (source: NCBI BLink).), which yields MLFGRKSSSKLQPVKGQASPKVSKSSKQDVKTSSSSPKPSSSPIPIRSSKSILSGSYLTSSRRVSSPIGNLKNISVKEARSPKTSSSPKWTGNFILMVELRRKIFTFRDIIDLSTLDGSPSITDVRKPQPYILMVMHTMKDLQKICPEIIHSSHIMEIRRANVDKVLDHFFNALKSIGDSWIDNPEWIAKSKYWSSSVGKNQSDRLVEKVLAALDGLIKMSKERFDMMEIDEEEEKKESTSPQTGKTSSSRVLSPSESFSDSKSSFGSRNSFCGSPTTPRSVLPESMMGSPGRVGDFANSASHLLWNMRVQALEKLSPIDVKRLAIHILSQKEAQEPNESNDEDVISVVEEIKQKKDEIESIDVKMETEESVNLDEESVVLNGEQDTIMKISSLESTSESKLNHSEKYENSSQLFPPPPPPPPPPPLSFIKTASLPLPSPPPTPPIADIAISMPPPPPPPPPPPAVMPLKHFAPPPPPPLPPAVMPLKHFAPPPPTPPAFKPLKGSAPPPPPPPPLPTTIAAPPPPPPPPRAAVAPPPPPPPPGTAAAPPPPPPPPGTQAAPPPPPPPPMQNRAPSPPPMPMGNSGSGGPPPPPPPMPLANGATPPPPPPPMAMANGAAGPPPPPPRMGMANGAAGPPPPPGAARSLRPKKAATKLKRSTQLGNLYRILKGKVEGRDPNAKTGSGSGRKAGAGSAPAGGKQGMADALAEITKKSAYFLQIQADIAKYMTSINELKIEITKFQTKDMTELLSFHRRVESVLENLTDESQVLARCEGFPQKKLEAMRMAVALYTKLHGMITELQNMKIEPPLNQLLDKVERYFTKIKETMVDISSNCMELALKEKRDEKLVSPDAKPSLKKTVGSAKMLWRAFQFAFKVYTFAGGHDDRADSLTRELAHEIQTDSDPNP from the exons ATGTTGTTCGGTCGTAAATCATCAAGCAAGTTACAG CCTGTAAAAGGGCAAGCATCACCTAAAGTTAGCAAGAGTAGCAAGCAGGATGttaaaacttcttcttcttcacctaaACCTTCTTCGTCACCTATACCGATTAGATCATCTAAGTCAATATTATCCGGGAGTTACTTAACATCATCAAGACGTGTTTCATCGCCTATAGGCAACCTCAAGAATATTTCTGTTAAAGAAGCTAGGAGCCCCAAGACGAGCAGCTCGCCTAAATGGACAGGAAATTTTATTCTTATGGTCGAGCTTCGCAGGAAGATCTTTACCTTTAGAGACATCATTGATCTTTCTACCCTTGATGGTTCTCCTTCCATAACCGATGTGCgtaaaccgcaaccttataTCCTT ATGGTGATGCATACAATGAAAGATCTCCAGAAAATTTGTCCTGAGATCATTCATAGCTCCCATATCATGGAAATTAGACGTGCAAATGTAGATAAG GTTCTTGACCATTTCTTTAATGCTTTGAAATCCATTGGAGATTCATGGATTGATAACCCTGAATGGATAGCTAAATCCAAGTATTGGAGTAGCAGCGTCGGGAAGAATCAGTCTGATCGCTTAG tgGAAAAAGTGTTAGCTGCATTAGATGGACTGATTAAGATGTCCAAAGAGAGGTTTGATATGATggagattgatgaagaagaagagaagaaagagtccACTAGTCCACAGACAGGTAAAACATCGAGCAGTCGAGTTTTATCGCCATCCGAATCATTCTCCGATAGCAAATCATCCTTTGGTAGCAGAAACTCGTTTTGCGGGTCACCGACCACGCCAAGATCAGTTCTACCAGAATCGATGATGGGTTCACCGGGAAGAGTTGGAGACTTTGCAAACTCTGCATCTCATCTTTTATGGAATATGAGAGTTCAAGCACTTGAAAAGCTTAGTCCTATCGATGTTAAACGACTCGCTATCCACATCTTGTCACAGAAAGAAGCTCAGGAACCAAACGAAAGCAATGATGAAGATGTGATTAGTGTTGTTGAAGAGATCAAGCAGAAGAAGGATGAAATAGAGAGCATTGATGTGAAAATGGAGACAGAAGAATCTGTTAATCTTGATGAAGAATCCGTTGTTCTTAATGGCGAACAAGACACTATCATGAAGATCTCTTCATTGGAGTCAACATCTGAATCCAAACTCAATCAttcagaaaaatatgaaaattcatCACAACTTTTCCCGCCACcgccgcctcctcctcctcctcctccactaTCCTTTATAAAAACTGCTTCTTTACCTCTTCCATCACCACCTCCTACTCCGCCAATTGCTGACATCGCAATATCAATGCCACCTcctccgccaccaccaccgcctcctccaGCAGTTATGCCTTTGAAACACTTtgctccaccaccaccaccaccgcttCCACCAGCAGTTATGCCTTTGAAACACTTTGCTCCACCACCACCGACTCCACCAGCATTTAAGCCTTTAAAAGGCTCtgctccaccaccaccgccacctcCTCCACTTCCAACAACTATAGCGGCTCCACCTCCACCGCCTCCACCTCCAAGAGCTGCAGTGgccccaccaccacctcctccacctccagGAACTGCAGCGgcaccaccaccgcctcctccacctccaGGAACTCAAGCGgcaccaccaccgcctcctcctccacctaTGCAAAACAGAGCACCATCTCCACCTCCAATGCCTATGGGAAATAGTGGAAGTGGTGGACCACCCCCTCCACCACCTCCTATGCCTCTAGCTAATGGAGCAACACCGCCACCGCCGCCACCTCCTATGGCTATGGCAAACGGAGCAGCAGGACCGCCTCCGCCACCACCTCGAATGGGTATGGCGAATGGAGCAGCTGGTCCACCACCGCCACCAGGAGCTGCAAGAAGCTTGCGTCCCAAGAAAGCTGCCACAAAGCTGAAAAGGTCAACACAACTAGGAAACCTTTATAGAATCCTTAAAGGGAAAGTAGAAGGGCGTGATCCTAACGCAAAAACCGGCAGCGGAAGCGGAAGAAAAGCTGGAGCCGGAAGCGCTCCAGCTGGTGGAAAGCAAGGAATGGCTGATGCTCTTGCTGAGATCACAAAGAAATCTGCATATTTTTTGCAAATACAAGCCGATATTGCAAAGTACATGACGTCAATAAATGAGCTGAAGATTGAGATCACTAAGTTCCAGACTAAAGACATGACTGAGCTTCTTAGCTTCCACCGTCGCGTCGAATCAGTTCTTGAAAACCTAACAGACGAGTCACAG GTTCTTGCCCGATGCGAAGGGTTTCCGCAGAAGAAACTCGAAGCAATGAGAATGGCTGTTGCATTGTACACGAAACTACACGGTATGATCACCGAGCTACAGAACATGAAAATAGAACCTCCTTTGAACCAGCTTCTTGATAAAGTAGAACGTTACTTCACCAAG atcaaagaaacaatggTTGATATCTCATCAAATTGCATGGAACTTGCATTGAAG GAAAAGAGAGACGAAAAGCTCGTGTCCCCCGATGCAAAGCCGAGTTTGAAGAAGACAGTAGGATCTGCTAAAATGCTTTGGCGGGCATTTCAGTTTGCATTCAAAGTCTACACATTTGCAGGAGGACACGACGATCGTGCTGATTCTCTAACCAGAGAGTTGGCTCATGAGATCCAAACTGATTCTGATCCGAACCCATGA
- a CDS encoding Hydroxyproline-rich glycoprotein family protein, producing the protein MTAGGCFGIQTTMLFGRKSSSKLQQPVKGQASPKVSKSSKQDVKTSSSSPKPSSSPIPIRSSKSILSGSYLTSSRRVSSPIGNLKNISVKEARSPKTSSSPKWTGNFILMVELRRKIFTFRDIIDLSTLDGSPSITDMVMHTMKDLQKICPEIIHSSHIMEIRRANVDKVLDHFFNALKSIGDSWIDNPEWIAKSKYWSSSVGKNQSDRLVEKVLAALDGLIKMSKERFDMMEIDEEEEKKESTSPQTGKTSSSRVLSPSESFSDSKSSFGSRNSFCGSPTTPRSVLPESMMGSPGRVGDFANSASHLLWNMRVQALEKLSPIDVKRLAIHILSQKEAQEPNESNDEDVISVVEEIKQKKDEIESIDVKMETEESVNLDEESVVLNGEQDTIMKISSLESTSESKLNHSEKYENSSQLFPPPPPPPPPPPLSFIKTASLPLPSPPPTPPIADIAISMPPPPPPPPPPPAVMPLKHFAPPPPPPLPPAVMPLKHFAPPPPTPPAFKPLKGSAPPPPPPPPLPTTIAAPPPPPPPPRAAVAPPPPPPPPGTAAAPPPPPPPPGTQAAPPPPPPPPMQNRAPSPPPMPMGNSGSGGPPPPPPPMPLANGATPPPPPPPMAMANGAAGPPPPPPRMGMANGAAGPPPPPGAARSLRPKKAATKLKRSTQLGNLYRILKGKVEGRDPNAKTGSGSGRKAGAGSAPAGGKQGMADALAEITKKSAYFLQIQADIAKYMTSINELKIEITKFQTKDMTELLSFHRRVESVLENLTDESQVLARCEGFPQKKLEAMRMAVALYTKLHGMITELQNMKIEPPLNQLLDKVERYFTKIKGDIDTLDRTKDEESKKFQSHNIHFDFNILIQIKETMVDISSNCMELALKEKRDEKLVSPDAKPSLKKTVGSAKMLWRAFQFAFKVYTFAGGHDDRADSLTRELAHEIQTDSDPNP; encoded by the exons ATGACAGCCGGAGGCTGTTTTGGTATTCAAACAACAATGTTGTTCGGTCGTAAATCATCAAGCAAGTTACAG caGCCTGTAAAAGGGCAAGCATCACCTAAAGTTAGCAAGAGTAGCAAGCAGGATGttaaaacttcttcttcttcacctaaACCTTCTTCGTCACCTATACCGATTAGATCATCTAAGTCAATATTATCCGGGAGTTACTTAACATCATCAAGACGTGTTTCATCGCCTATAGGCAACCTCAAGAATATTTCTGTTAAAGAAGCTAGGAGCCCCAAGACGAGCAGCTCGCCTAAATGGACAGGAAATTTTATTCTTATGGTCGAGCTTCGCAGGAAGATCTTTACCTTTAGAGACATCATTGATCTTTCTACCCTTGATGGTTCTCCTTCCATAACCGAT ATGGTGATGCATACAATGAAAGATCTCCAGAAAATTTGTCCTGAGATCATTCATAGCTCCCATATCATGGAAATTAGACGTGCAAATGTAGATAAG GTTCTTGACCATTTCTTTAATGCTTTGAAATCCATTGGAGATTCATGGATTGATAACCCTGAATGGATAGCTAAATCCAAGTATTGGAGTAGCAGCGTCGGGAAGAATCAGTCTGATCGCTTAG tgGAAAAAGTGTTAGCTGCATTAGATGGACTGATTAAGATGTCCAAAGAGAGGTTTGATATGATggagattgatgaagaagaagagaagaaagagtccACTAGTCCACAGACAGGTAAAACATCGAGCAGTCGAGTTTTATCGCCATCCGAATCATTCTCCGATAGCAAATCATCCTTTGGTAGCAGAAACTCGTTTTGCGGGTCACCGACCACGCCAAGATCAGTTCTACCAGAATCGATGATGGGTTCACCGGGAAGAGTTGGAGACTTTGCAAACTCTGCATCTCATCTTTTATGGAATATGAGAGTTCAAGCACTTGAAAAGCTTAGTCCTATCGATGTTAAACGACTCGCTATCCACATCTTGTCACAGAAAGAAGCTCAGGAACCAAACGAAAGCAATGATGAAGATGTGATTAGTGTTGTTGAAGAGATCAAGCAGAAGAAGGATGAAATAGAGAGCATTGATGTGAAAATGGAGACAGAAGAATCTGTTAATCTTGATGAAGAATCCGTTGTTCTTAATGGCGAACAAGACACTATCATGAAGATCTCTTCATTGGAGTCAACATCTGAATCCAAACTCAATCAttcagaaaaatatgaaaattcatCACAACTTTTCCCGCCACcgccgcctcctcctcctcctcctccactaTCCTTTATAAAAACTGCTTCTTTACCTCTTCCATCACCACCTCCTACTCCGCCAATTGCTGACATCGCAATATCAATGCCACCTcctccgccaccaccaccgcctcctccaGCAGTTATGCCTTTGAAACACTTtgctccaccaccaccaccaccgcttCCACCAGCAGTTATGCCTTTGAAACACTTTGCTCCACCACCACCGACTCCACCAGCATTTAAGCCTTTAAAAGGCTCtgctccaccaccaccgccacctcCTCCACTTCCAACAACTATAGCGGCTCCACCTCCACCGCCTCCACCTCCAAGAGCTGCAGTGgccccaccaccacctcctccacctccagGAACTGCAGCGgcaccaccaccgcctcctccacctccaGGAACTCAAGCGgcaccaccaccgcctcctcctccacctaTGCAAAACAGAGCACCATCTCCACCTCCAATGCCTATGGGAAATAGTGGAAGTGGTGGACCACCCCCTCCACCACCTCCTATGCCTCTAGCTAATGGAGCAACACCGCCACCGCCGCCACCTCCTATGGCTATGGCAAACGGAGCAGCAGGACCGCCTCCGCCACCACCTCGAATGGGTATGGCGAATGGAGCAGCTGGTCCACCACCGCCACCAGGAGCTGCAAGAAGCTTGCGTCCCAAGAAAGCTGCCACAAAGCTGAAAAGGTCAACACAACTAGGAAACCTTTATAGAATCCTTAAAGGGAAAGTAGAAGGGCGTGATCCTAACGCAAAAACCGGCAGCGGAAGCGGAAGAAAAGCTGGAGCCGGAAGCGCTCCAGCTGGTGGAAAGCAAGGAATGGCTGATGCTCTTGCTGAGATCACAAAGAAATCTGCATATTTTTTGCAAATACAAGCCGATATTGCAAAGTACATGACGTCAATAAATGAGCTGAAGATTGAGATCACTAAGTTCCAGACTAAAGACATGACTGAGCTTCTTAGCTTCCACCGTCGCGTCGAATCAGTTCTTGAAAACCTAACAGACGAGTCACAG GTTCTTGCCCGATGCGAAGGGTTTCCGCAGAAGAAACTCGAAGCAATGAGAATGGCTGTTGCATTGTACACGAAACTACACGGTATGATCACCGAGCTACAGAACATGAAAATAGAACCTCCTTTGAACCAGCTTCTTGATAAAGTAGAACGTTACTTCACCAAG ATCAAAGGAGACATTGACACTTTGGATCGaaccaaagatgaagaatcaaagaagttCCAGAGCCACAACATCCACTTTGATTTCAATATACTTATTCagatcaaagaaacaatggTTGATATCTCATCAAATTGCATGGAACTTGCATTGAAG GAAAAGAGAGACGAAAAGCTCGTGTCCCCCGATGCAAAGCCGAGTTTGAAGAAGACAGTAGGATCTGCTAAAATGCTTTGGCGGGCATTTCAGTTTGCATTCAAAGTCTACACATTTGCAGGAGGACACGACGATCGTGCTGATTCTCTAACCAGAGAGTTGGCTCATGAGATCCAAACTGATTCTGATCCGAACCCATGA
- a CDS encoding Hydroxyproline-rich glycoprotein family protein, which translates to MLFGRKSSSKLQQPVKGQASPKVSKSSKQDVKTSSSSPKPSSSPIPIRSSKSILSGSYLTSSRRVSSPIGNLKNISVKEARSPKTSSSPKWTGNFILMVELRRKIFTFRDIIDLSTLDGSPSITDMVMHTMKDLQKICPEIIHSSHIMEIRRANVDKVLDHFFNALKSIGDSWIDNPEWIAKSKYWSSSVGKNQSDRLVEKVLAALDGLIKMSKERFDMMEIDEEEEKKESTSPQTGKTSSSRVLSPSESFSDSKSSFGSRNSFCGSPTTPRSVLPESMMGSPGRVGDFANSASHLLWNMRVQALEKLSPIDVKRLAIHILSQKEAQEPNESNDEDVISVVEEIKQKKDEIESIDVKMETEESVNLDEESVVLNGEQDTIMKISSLESTSESKLNHSEKYENSSQLFPPPPPPPPPPPLSFIKTASLPLPSPPPTPPIADIAISMPPPPPPPPPPPAVMPLKHFAPPPPPPLPPAVMPLKHFAPPPPTPPAFKPLKGSAPPPPPPPPLPTTIAAPPPPPPPPRAAVAPPPPPPPPGTAAAPPPPPPPPGTQAAPPPPPPPPMQNRAPSPPPMPMGNSGSGGPPPPPPPMPLANGATPPPPPPPMAMANGAAGPPPPPPRMGMANGAAGPPPPPGAARSLRPKKAATKLKRSTQLGNLYRILKGKVEGRDPNAKTGSGSGRKAGAGSAPAGGKQGMADALAEITKKSAYFLQIQADIAKYMTSINELKIEITKFQTKDMTELLSFHRRVESVLENLTDESQVLARCEGFPQKKLEAMRMAVALYTKLHGMITELQNMKIEPPLNQLLDKVERYFTKIKGDIDTLDRTKDEESKKFQSHNIHFDFNILIQIKETMVDISSNCMELALKEKRDEKLVSPDAKPSLKKTVGSAKMLWRAFQFAFKVYTFAGGHDDRADSLTRELAHEIQTDSDPNP; encoded by the exons ATGTTGTTCGGTCGTAAATCATCAAGCAAGTTACAG caGCCTGTAAAAGGGCAAGCATCACCTAAAGTTAGCAAGAGTAGCAAGCAGGATGttaaaacttcttcttcttcacctaaACCTTCTTCGTCACCTATACCGATTAGATCATCTAAGTCAATATTATCCGGGAGTTACTTAACATCATCAAGACGTGTTTCATCGCCTATAGGCAACCTCAAGAATATTTCTGTTAAAGAAGCTAGGAGCCCCAAGACGAGCAGCTCGCCTAAATGGACAGGAAATTTTATTCTTATGGTCGAGCTTCGCAGGAAGATCTTTACCTTTAGAGACATCATTGATCTTTCTACCCTTGATGGTTCTCCTTCCATAACCGAT ATGGTGATGCATACAATGAAAGATCTCCAGAAAATTTGTCCTGAGATCATTCATAGCTCCCATATCATGGAAATTAGACGTGCAAATGTAGATAAG GTTCTTGACCATTTCTTTAATGCTTTGAAATCCATTGGAGATTCATGGATTGATAACCCTGAATGGATAGCTAAATCCAAGTATTGGAGTAGCAGCGTCGGGAAGAATCAGTCTGATCGCTTAG tgGAAAAAGTGTTAGCTGCATTAGATGGACTGATTAAGATGTCCAAAGAGAGGTTTGATATGATggagattgatgaagaagaagagaagaaagagtccACTAGTCCACAGACAGGTAAAACATCGAGCAGTCGAGTTTTATCGCCATCCGAATCATTCTCCGATAGCAAATCATCCTTTGGTAGCAGAAACTCGTTTTGCGGGTCACCGACCACGCCAAGATCAGTTCTACCAGAATCGATGATGGGTTCACCGGGAAGAGTTGGAGACTTTGCAAACTCTGCATCTCATCTTTTATGGAATATGAGAGTTCAAGCACTTGAAAAGCTTAGTCCTATCGATGTTAAACGACTCGCTATCCACATCTTGTCACAGAAAGAAGCTCAGGAACCAAACGAAAGCAATGATGAAGATGTGATTAGTGTTGTTGAAGAGATCAAGCAGAAGAAGGATGAAATAGAGAGCATTGATGTGAAAATGGAGACAGAAGAATCTGTTAATCTTGATGAAGAATCCGTTGTTCTTAATGGCGAACAAGACACTATCATGAAGATCTCTTCATTGGAGTCAACATCTGAATCCAAACTCAATCAttcagaaaaatatgaaaattcatCACAACTTTTCCCGCCACcgccgcctcctcctcctcctcctccactaTCCTTTATAAAAACTGCTTCTTTACCTCTTCCATCACCACCTCCTACTCCGCCAATTGCTGACATCGCAATATCAATGCCACCTcctccgccaccaccaccgcctcctccaGCAGTTATGCCTTTGAAACACTTtgctccaccaccaccaccaccgcttCCACCAGCAGTTATGCCTTTGAAACACTTTGCTCCACCACCACCGACTCCACCAGCATTTAAGCCTTTAAAAGGCTCtgctccaccaccaccgccacctcCTCCACTTCCAACAACTATAGCGGCTCCACCTCCACCGCCTCCACCTCCAAGAGCTGCAGTGgccccaccaccacctcctccacctccagGAACTGCAGCGgcaccaccaccgcctcctccacctccaGGAACTCAAGCGgcaccaccaccgcctcctcctccacctaTGCAAAACAGAGCACCATCTCCACCTCCAATGCCTATGGGAAATAGTGGAAGTGGTGGACCACCCCCTCCACCACCTCCTATGCCTCTAGCTAATGGAGCAACACCGCCACCGCCGCCACCTCCTATGGCTATGGCAAACGGAGCAGCAGGACCGCCTCCGCCACCACCTCGAATGGGTATGGCGAATGGAGCAGCTGGTCCACCACCGCCACCAGGAGCTGCAAGAAGCTTGCGTCCCAAGAAAGCTGCCACAAAGCTGAAAAGGTCAACACAACTAGGAAACCTTTATAGAATCCTTAAAGGGAAAGTAGAAGGGCGTGATCCTAACGCAAAAACCGGCAGCGGAAGCGGAAGAAAAGCTGGAGCCGGAAGCGCTCCAGCTGGTGGAAAGCAAGGAATGGCTGATGCTCTTGCTGAGATCACAAAGAAATCTGCATATTTTTTGCAAATACAAGCCGATATTGCAAAGTACATGACGTCAATAAATGAGCTGAAGATTGAGATCACTAAGTTCCAGACTAAAGACATGACTGAGCTTCTTAGCTTCCACCGTCGCGTCGAATCAGTTCTTGAAAACCTAACAGACGAGTCACAG GTTCTTGCCCGATGCGAAGGGTTTCCGCAGAAGAAACTCGAAGCAATGAGAATGGCTGTTGCATTGTACACGAAACTACACGGTATGATCACCGAGCTACAGAACATGAAAATAGAACCTCCTTTGAACCAGCTTCTTGATAAAGTAGAACGTTACTTCACCAAG ATCAAAGGAGACATTGACACTTTGGATCGaaccaaagatgaagaatcaaagaagttCCAGAGCCACAACATCCACTTTGATTTCAATATACTTATTCagatcaaagaaacaatggTTGATATCTCATCAAATTGCATGGAACTTGCATTGAAG GAAAAGAGAGACGAAAAGCTCGTGTCCCCCGATGCAAAGCCGAGTTTGAAGAAGACAGTAGGATCTGCTAAAATGCTTTGGCGGGCATTTCAGTTTGCATTCAAAGTCTACACATTTGCAGGAGGACACGACGATCGTGCTGATTCTCTAACCAGAGAGTTGGCTCATGAGATCCAAACTGATTCTGATCCGAACCCATGA